The Alosa alosa isolate M-15738 ecotype Scorff River chromosome 17, AALO_Geno_1.1, whole genome shotgun sequence genomic sequence ACATGTTCAAAAAACGGCCATGGACCACTCCATGGGAAAAATGAGTCCACTAGCCACTAGCACATGCACAGATCTTGACTATAGTTCTTGGAGCAACACAATCAAGATATACCTTACAAATCCTGGTCAGTTAAAGTCAAGGAGCAATACTGACAACTTAACTTGAACCATCTAAAATAGTGAAAATAAGGAAAATATCTATGCACTCTCCTactgtacatgaaaaaaaaaaggaaaattccTTGGTTGACAACACTGACCACCGCAATGGTGAGTACAGCtattattgatattgatgaCATGAATTCTGAGCttaaaaacataacattttgCTTCAGCTTCAATCAGCTGAATAAAGTAAATGCATTACTCTTTTTACATTAAACAAAAGCACCAGTCATTACCCTAAATAATCTAATTCAggataaataataattattatacaTTAATGTAGATCATAAAGGGCAACATCAAACATAATAATTGTACATAATGTGTACTTCTGCAGTTCATTCATTAAGTTTGATTAGGGAAGACACACGCTTGTTTGATGTCCCCGTTGCGATTACCCTGTCAACATGTTCTTTACTACAGTAAAGATATATAATATGTTCAAGGGAAATAAAAACATgctacaaataaaataaactagCCTTTTGCTTGGGCACTCTGTGCAGtctgtttaaatatgttttttttttattattaatattattattgcaGGAATATTAAAAACAAACTACCTAGCTTTACTAATCTTGCAGGAGGACTCCTTGTTTCAGCAAGGATTTCTAACAGCTTCACATAGACGGGAGGAAGATACAACTACTCATCATCCCTCTGTATCGCTCATCCTCCCTCTGTATCGCTCATCATCCCTCTGTATCGCTCATCATCCCTCTGTATCGCTCATCATTTCATCCTCCTTGGGTGAGTCTTCCTGGACATCAGACTCCTTGGGCTCGTCTTGACTGGACTGATCTTGACCATGTTCGTCCTGACCAGGCTCATCTTGACCGGGCTCATCTTGACCGGGCCCATCTTGACCGGGCTCATCTTGACTGGGCTCATCTTGACTGGGCCCATCTTGACAGACCTCCTCTTGACTGGGCCCATCTTGACAGGGCTCATCTTGACAGGGCTCATCTTGACCGGGTTCATCTTGACAGGGCTCATCTTGACCGGGTTCATCCTGACCAGGTTCATCCTGACCAGGTTCATCCTGACCAGGTTCATCCGGACGGACTTCAGTGGGAGGATCAGAGACTTGGTCACTGGGGGGGCTAGGGAGTGCTGGACTCTTTGGAGGTGGACTCTCAGCAGGTTCAACTGGGGCTCCATGTTCCTCACAGGGCACATCTGAGGGTACACTGCCCTCCAGAACTGAAGAGGCAGAACTTTCTTCCTTTACCTCAGGAAAAGTCTGTTCGGGGTAAAGGAGTTTCAGCTGCTCCTCAAAGAAATTCTCCAGGTTGACACCTACACTTGCCATCTCATTATCCTCCTGTCAAGACAAGCGTAATGGTCATTTTGAGTCTGTAGCTTCTACTAAACACATGCAAGAGCAGATTATACATTTTCAGTTCAAAGTGATTCTatgacaaagacaaaaaaaaatacctTGTGAAACTTGGCACAGTTTCTAAAGATCAGTCTGATGTCGGCGACAAAGTCATCAGGCCTCTTGTAAGCTGGACTCTGCTTTAACTCCAGCTTGCTCCTCGCCACTGAGAGGTCCATGGGAGATTTTATAATCTCATTATATTCAGGCATCGTCTTGAGATAGAAAAAAAACACGGTCAATGAAGAAAACGTGCTGGCATGGACATTTGACTGAGGTACTGAGATCTATTGTTCTGAGCTCTCTTACCGACGGTGAGACTGGCTCCTGGAAGTCAGTGCTGAGCTCATTGCAATATAGGCGAAGTAATAATCTCTCACACTTCTGTATGATCATGAAAAAAACAGGTAATACATAAACATTATCCCACCATACAAgtcatatatatattgtattttaaaaataaatgatgaTGTGCCATTTTAAAGAGAGGTGAATCATACGTACCCTTTTATCTACAGGAGTTAGTCCCTCAGAATCTGGCTCCTCTTTCACGGCTTTTGTGCTGTCTCCCGTGTCATACTCCATTTCAGGCGTGGTTAGGTCTCGGCAAAACGAACAAAACCACTCCCCACTGCAACATAAAAGCATACCGAGTGAGACGAACTTGTGGCCAGAGATGAATCTTTTAGTCTCAGACATCATGAAGGTGTGTGAAGTACCTAGGAGAAGACTTGAGGCCAGGAATATGGCAGCTGAGATGGAAGACTTTAGGACACTTGTCACAACAGAGCAGCTCCCCTCCATtctgacacacagcacaccagtCCTCGTTGGGATCGTCGTTGGGATCGTCGTTGGGATCGTCGTTGGGATCGTCGTTGGGCTCGACGTTGGGATCCGGGGTCTTCTCGGTCTGCTGCTCTTCACCTGGGGGAGACTCCTGACGAGGGGTCTGGGACTGGACACCAGTGCTGTCTGGCAGACTAGCTTTCACACTGGACTGGACCTGAAACACATGCATATGTTATAGGCAGCagagcatgcacgcacatgcacacacacacactcgcacgcatacatgcacacacatgcacctaagGGTGTAGTCAACACCTTCATGTATTTTTAACATTAATGCCATTAACAGCTAtacaacacacactgtgtaaTGAGGGCCTCTAGTTCTCAGCAAATGTCCTCTGTGCTTATATAAAGACTCAAAGATTGAGCCACAGAAACAGCTAAATGAAGCAATCCCATAATtcaaaaatgtgtatgtgtgtatactggTTATTACCACGTTCGATGCTGTCTACAGCGGTAGATAACTTACGAACTTAATCATTTATAATATGGCATTAATGGCATATTAGTTTAATGAGGGGTTCCAAACGTATTTTGGGTACCCAATGTCCCTTGAAGCAAACAAGAGACATCCTAACGTTGTATCAATTTATTCAATATACAAATAATTCAAGAGATTTTCCAGAAGAACATGCAAGGCACCTTCCAGGCCTTACATGACTAACATAAATTTGGGAAATGAATGGCAACATCAGATAAGTATTCAATGGGAAACACACTTTCCCATGCACCATTGTCCAACAGTCCAACTACTTCAACAAGCATCTGCCTGTGTGATAAATAAAGAGCTCTGCACATCGCTACTGATGAAGTCCACTTACAAAGCGaacttcatcatcatcttccgGCTCATCTTTGATGACAATGATGGGCCCAGGGGATGACCTTCGTCTTCTCTTAGCAGAGGAGGTGGACGCTCCATTCGGCTGGGGGTCGGTTCGTTTCCAAGAAACAGTCCTTTACAATAGAGACATTTGTTAAATCCACATTCCATTTTCAATATGTGACAAGTATCTGAGTTAAGTCCTGTTGTGAGAAAGGCCTGCACACAGTGTTCTCTGGGTCAGTTCACCTACCCTGTCTTTCCGTCAGTAGAGTTTGCCGTTAACATGGGGGAGCTCTGATGACCTTGTGCTGGAAGAGAGAATGATTTCAAAGCAAGGCACTCAAACTGCATTCGTACTATAACTCTAGCTCTAGCTCTAGAACTAAAACCATCACTGAAATAATATGGAACTAAGAAAATAAGGGGCAGAATTTACCAGTCCTGTCAGCAATGGTGGTAGGGACAGTGTGGGGGAAATGATGTCTGGGCATGGACATTTGCAAGGGCCCAGGAGGTTCAGGTCTTCTGTTTAGGTGTATAGGGTCCATTACATTTCTCTGAAAAAGAAATCAGCAATAGGATTCAGTATTCATACATAAACATTCATAGTATGACCTAGAGTATTGACTAATGGTACGGTGCACAATTCTGGCAAAATGTATGTTTaaactcaacagccaatcaaatcacACCTCTCTATTCTGTGTTATCGATTAGCAAAGCAATATGTTCAGCAGATGTTTATGGCCCGATCCAAGACACTATGGTTGTTTTCTATTTAGTCAGGAGGACTGACTATGAATGACCAGTGTTATTGTAGTGCGCACAATGAAGGGACAACTAGTGGACTATGAGGTAGGGATGTGTTCCATCATATCATTCATGATGTACTGGTCAAATTTCTCTCCATGTTAAAATCTCGTGTCATCCCGGGTTATTATCAATGCAGCGGGACCGCAACACGGAGCTCACATGAACAAGAACAAGCATTGAGGAAGGCAAAGGTCAACCCATTGGCAAAGAAGAAGAGTTCATCACTAATGATAAACTTGACTTTTTTAGATCAGTGTTTGTGCTTGCATGGCTCTCAAGTCTGTACACTGGAGTAAATTGTGGCCAAGAAGAAGATAGTGATGAAGTGATGAAATCTACTGCCCATCCCTTCCCTGGACAAACACTACCATCCAACTCACTAATCAGACAAAAAGCACCACCCACCTGATGCAGAGAGGGTTGAGGGTTGGTAAGGTGTCCACCTCCAGGTGCATTTTGGGTATATCGAGATGCACCCTGAAGCACATCCATGGGTTTGGGTGGGAAattggaggaggtgggggagttAATCATTCCTCTCAAAGTCTGAAGGAGAGACCATTTCACAAAGGTGAGGCAGACAGTAATCAGAAAATCTTTTTGCTCCTCCACAGAAAACAAGAATAGCTACCTGAGGGGCAAAGGCTGTGTTTTGCATCATGGCTGTGGGACTGCGGGTGTTTGGTTGAGGAGCAGTGTATCGCCGGCCCTGCTGAGACATGTTGGGATGGGTTTGGGAAGGAGATCCCCCCTGCATGGGCCTGGGTGGGGGCGGGCCTGGGAGCCGCATGTTGTGATACCAGGACCAGTGGTTTGGTGGTGGGTGGCGGTTGGGATGCTGCGCCAGCTTCTCCACCTGCATCTGGAGCTGTGCCAGCGTGCTCTGCCGCTGTTGAGCGGCCGTCCCCGGAAAGCCCGCTGATGGTCCTTCAGGTCTTGGTCCAGGATGGTTGGGATGGTTGGGGTGGTTGGGTTGGTTGGGGAACATCTGCATCCCACTTGGTTGGTGTCCTGGAACTTTTTCCATGACCAGAGAgcctgggaaaaaaaaaaaaaaaaaaaaagtaaaatcaaTGTGTTCTACTTTTTCCTCgtcataaaaaataataataataaaaaaaaacatttagcgATTATTGTTTCTTTACCGAGATCAACATTTGAGGCCCAGAAGCTTGACCGACACTGGAACCGCACTGTATTCTGGGGGACATATGAGGAGGTACTGCACTTTGCCCGCATGAGGTATTGTATCTGACAGAGAATCTACAAAGAGCAAGAAATTAGAAAAAACATACATGCAAGCATACACCAGGGAGAGCAGACATAAGAAACAGTTCATATGAAAATGCTGTCTTCGTACCAGTCTTTTGCAGTAAAGGAGAGCAGTGCCACTGTTGATGGCTGTTGCCCATTTGGTGAAGGAGATCACATGATCCAGGTGTTTGGAGAGGGAAGAGACATCATCCTGCTGTTTCCTGAGTGCAGTCTCATGATCCTTGGTGAGAGCCTAGGTTATAATGATATAATCATATATTAAATGAAGTGCCTCCTAATGCAGAACAACATGCTgcaatataaatacattttggaAATGTTTCACATCACCAACGAGACATACCTCAAGTTGATTTATCAATATTTTCCCTTTTCTATTAATCTCCATAATGAGATTGCAAATGGACTTCTTGATCTCAGTGGTGACAGCCTTTCGGTTCTCATCGACCTGATGGAGACTACAAACAGAGCATGGCAATATATTCATGTAAAAGAATCCTTCAAGAATCTTGGATATGTAAACAATTTGAAAATATCTTGTCTGAAATTCACCCATTATTGATTGCGTTAGAGACATCTTCGAtggcttttcttttttcctggaGCTGTCGAGTCATATTCTCCAAGTGTTCCCTGTGATTTCTGTAGGCATCTTCTAGAAACTGGtaactaaaagaaaaaaaagttgtaaCAAATTTTTGCAAATGTTTGGGACAAGGTTGAAAATACTTTTCAAAATTACAAGCAACTATGAGGTAATTACTTGTGATCCTtgtgtttgagcaactgacAGTCCCGACAGGTCAGACGATCACATGTCTCACAGAAAAGTTTCAAAGGCTCCTGTTTATGGACATCACAGAAAACTGGCTTCTGGGTGGAGACTCCCACTCCTTCTGTGAAAATATACAAGAATAATATTATATAAGCAAGATTTAAACTTGTATTATATAAGCAAGatataaacttccttgtatccttgtatttatataaaacaaGAATAatattatagaccctttcaagagagttccattatcagcatcatagttggccccacaagacttcctttttaacattccatatgttatcttaatgtagaggaagtagattggggcccaaatagaaagttcaagcattgtttttgtttttattgttgtaaggGTCTATATAAGCAAGATTTCTATAAAACAAGGCCTACCCTTTCCAACAGTTACTTCAGGGTGACTAAAGATTCTCCAATTATTGAAGAAAAGATGGGCATCTGACAAAGCTAAAACAGTACCTGGAGACATTTCTTCTTTCTGTCGAATGGTGTGGTCGCGGGTAAACTTCACCCGCTGATGAGCTTCAATGCAGGTGACACAGAGAAACTCCACGCATTCCACACAATAGCCAGTGGCCTCTGTGTTGTCCTCACAACTCATACACAACTGCAAAGAGACAAACACGAATAAATATTTCACAGAAATAAGAAATGTTCTAAACCACCTCCTCCCACTTTTGGTGACATAGAACCATTAACCTTTTTTTTATGACAGCTGAGTTTAAAAATGTGCAGTAGCCTCCTGCAATAAAACTGAAGTCAACACTGGTACCCACCTGGCTTGTCTTCTCAACTGTGCTGCTTGGCACTTCCATTGAGTCTTTAACAAAGAAGTTTTCTAAAACTTCCACTTCCATACATTCCTGATGACAAACTGGACAACGAATCACGTTGACTaaaaaagaagggaaaagaGAGGTGATACTAAAGCAACACCAACATCAGCTG encodes the following:
- the trim24 gene encoding transcription intermediary factor 1-alpha isoform X1, whose protein sequence is MDESTEKVEPDDIVIIVENEAESMPVQEESEKAQSTHSLMDCCPICKLNFHSREPKLLPCLHSFCKKCLPPPSRNFLYPSQMMANHQLHVEDPSKPLNVIRCPVCHQECMEVEVLENFFVKDSMEVPSSTVEKTSQLCMSCEDNTEATGYCVECVEFLCVTCIEAHQRVKFTRDHTIRQKEEMSPEGVGVSTQKPVFCDVHKQEPLKLFCETCDRLTCRDCQLLKHKDHNYQFLEDAYRNHREHLENMTRQLQEKRKAIEDVSNAINNGLHQVDENRKAVTTEIKKSICNLIMEINRKGKILINQLEALTKDHETALRKQQDDVSSLSKHLDHVISFTKWATAINSGTALLYCKRLILCQIQYLMRAKCSTSSYVPQNTVRFQCRSSFWASNVDLGSLVMEKVPGHQPSGMQMFPNQPNHPNHPNHPGPRPEGPSAGFPGTAAQQRQSTLAQLQMQVEKLAQHPNRHPPPNHWSWYHNMRLPGPPPPRPMQGGSPSQTHPNMSQQGRRYTAPQPNTRSPTAMMQNTAFAPQTLRGMINSPTSSNFPPKPMDVLQGASRYTQNAPGGGHLTNPQPSLHQRNVMDPIHLNRRPEPPGPLQMSMPRHHFPHTVPTTIADRTAQGHQSSPMLTANSTDGKTGTVSWKRTDPQPNGASTSSAKRRRRSSPGPIIVIKDEPEDDDEVRFVQSSVKASLPDSTGVQSQTPRQESPPGEEQQTEKTPDPNVEPNDDPNDDPNDDPNDDPNEDWCAVCQNGGELLCCDKCPKVFHLSCHIPGLKSSPSGEWFCSFCRDLTTPEMEYDTGDSTKAVKEEPDSEGLTPVDKRKCERLLLRLYCNELSTDFQEPVSPSTMPEYNEIIKSPMDLSVARSKLELKQSPAYKRPDDFVADIRLIFRNCAKFHKEDNEMASVGVNLENFFEEQLKLLYPEQTFPEVKEESSASSVLEGSVPSDVPCEEHGAPVEPAESPPPKSPALPSPPSDQVSDPPTEVRPDEPGQDEPGQDEPGQDEPGQDEPCQDEPGQDEPCQDEPCQDGPSQEEVCQDGPSQDEPSQDEPGQDGPGQDEPGQDEPGQDEHGQDQSSQDEPKESDVQEDSPKEDEMMSDTEG
- the trim24 gene encoding transcription intermediary factor 1-alpha isoform X2, which codes for MDESTEKVEPDDIVIIVENEAESMPVQEESEKAQSTHSLMDCCPICKLNFHSREPKLLPCLHSFCKKCLPPPSRNFLYPSQMMANHQLHVEDPSKPLNVIRCPVCHQECMEVEVLENFFVKDSMEVPSSTVEKTSQLCMSCEDNTEATGYCVECVEFLCVTCIEAHQRVKFTRDHTIRQKEEMSPGVGVSTQKPVFCDVHKQEPLKLFCETCDRLTCRDCQLLKHKDHNYQFLEDAYRNHREHLENMTRQLQEKRKAIEDVSNAINNGLHQVDENRKAVTTEIKKSICNLIMEINRKGKILINQLEALTKDHETALRKQQDDVSSLSKHLDHVISFTKWATAINSGTALLYCKRLILCQIQYLMRAKCSTSSYVPQNTVRFQCRSSFWASNVDLGSLVMEKVPGHQPSGMQMFPNQPNHPNHPNHPGPRPEGPSAGFPGTAAQQRQSTLAQLQMQVEKLAQHPNRHPPPNHWSWYHNMRLPGPPPPRPMQGGSPSQTHPNMSQQGRRYTAPQPNTRSPTAMMQNTAFAPQTLRGMINSPTSSNFPPKPMDVLQGASRYTQNAPGGGHLTNPQPSLHQRNVMDPIHLNRRPEPPGPLQMSMPRHHFPHTVPTTIADRTAQGHQSSPMLTANSTDGKTGTVSWKRTDPQPNGASTSSAKRRRRSSPGPIIVIKDEPEDDDEVRFVQSSVKASLPDSTGVQSQTPRQESPPGEEQQTEKTPDPNVEPNDDPNDDPNDDPNDDPNEDWCAVCQNGGELLCCDKCPKVFHLSCHIPGLKSSPSGEWFCSFCRDLTTPEMEYDTGDSTKAVKEEPDSEGLTPVDKRKCERLLLRLYCNELSTDFQEPVSPSTMPEYNEIIKSPMDLSVARSKLELKQSPAYKRPDDFVADIRLIFRNCAKFHKEDNEMASVGVNLENFFEEQLKLLYPEQTFPEVKEESSASSVLEGSVPSDVPCEEHGAPVEPAESPPPKSPALPSPPSDQVSDPPTEVRPDEPGQDEPGQDEPGQDEPGQDEPCQDEPGQDEPCQDEPCQDGPSQEEVCQDGPSQDEPSQDEPGQDGPGQDEPGQDEPGQDEHGQDQSSQDEPKESDVQEDSPKEDEMMSDTEG